From the genome of Solanum lycopersicum chromosome 12, SLM_r2.1:
TGGTGATGCAAGTCCATTTTATGCCAATGAAAGCTGTCTCTTCGTGGTCCTGTTACCCCTTCAAACAAGGACCAAGGtacacaaatagaaaaaaatggcATCGCCAAAGGTTAAAAAGAAGGTTCAGGAAGACTTTCAAGACCTAGGTCCTATCATGTCATAATAATATACTGAAGCTGGAACCTGGTAGCGTTCTAACAGAAAACTccaaaagaataataaattgatttgtgattattcatttaaaaacatcaacacaaaaagtaatttaaaactTCTTTACAAGTTACCTCAAAATGGCTGGCTGGCGGAACGCCCTAAATAATGTGGAAGTGGCCATTTTCAGTGATTGATACCACGGAGACAATGATGATCCCTTTTTGTCAGGAGCCTGAAATTTACTTTCCGTTGTTGGCACTCTTTTTGTATTATTCTGGCTCTTCTTTCTCCTCAAAGTACTAACTTTTGATTTTTCACCagagaatttattttcttcatcaacAATTCCACTCGTCATATCAGAACCATTTAATGCAGAACCTTCGGGTAATGCTTTACCTTGTACAGAACCCTCCTCAACCAAACCACACGAAAAGAGCTGTAAAGCAGGTAAAACAGAGAAAAGGAGGAAAATCATATCTATCCGTATATTGTCTAATGCATATCCTCCCAGCAAACTACCACAGATTCCTCCGAATGCCATAGACAGCCAAGATACTGACTGAAGATCACCAGCAAATGATGCCCTGTTGACAAGTAAagctaaattttaatttaaaaaaaaaaaaaaggtcatgCCTTTCACGCACAACGAAACTAATCTAAATCTTTTTGGCACACTTTGTACATGTCAGTCTCTAAACCTGTCGATTTGCATGTAAAATGAAACTCACAATTAAGTGACGATTGACAATCAAATACACACAAACCCGGGCATTCCatcatcaaaattttcaaatgaaaGCAAGCTTTTGTATATAATTACATCTAATCATGAACTGAATAGACAAGTTTACCCATGGTACAACCTCTAGTGATCCAACTACTTTGACGTTTACTTTTGTTGTGTTGTATTGTCGTGTTGTCGAAGGTTTAATTTTGGTccaaatacatttttaaaactaTGTGTTTGTTTCTATAGCTACATAAAATTACCAGACTGGGAACGTTTCTTTAAATGACAGAAAGAGTCCCATACAGAAGAATATACCTCTCAAATCTTACTGCCTCAGCGATCATTGCGTCAATTACAACATCAGCCATTGCAGAACCCAGGTTCTGCAGTGTCAAAAGAATCATGAGTTCTGTCCTCGTATTTCTCAGGAAATCACTTAACCCTAAAATGAGCCATGGCAACAGCGAAAGCAAAGTTGCCAGCATAAGGTAGGGGACTCTTTTCCTTCCTCTAATTGGAAAGCAATCAGATAATATCCTGCAAAGAGCACATTTAAATATGGTTGATGGAACAGAAAAGCAAAAAATGAACTATTTTTCCAACAAGTTTTCAtgagaaaacaacaaaaatgatcttAGCAGAGTATAAGTCATGAACAGCACATCAGCAGTTACAGACCATTTTAACATCTTATAATAAAAGTTGTTTAATGACAATTTCCatgatttaagaaaattttaccTGGTTTACGCCATATTCTTAGGTCTTCTACAATAAGAATATAAGATTCTACTATATGGCAAAAATTGACCTCCTGATGTTTATTATAACTCCAAGCAACTATTGGAAGTTTTCTCTCACAACTCTTCTCTTTATATGGAAATCCACAACATATCTAGATGCCACCTAGCAAAGAACATTATTCTTAATATTCATTTCACATTGATCTGCAGCTCCTTTTGTTG
Proteins encoded in this window:
- the LOC101259512 gene encoding probable folate-biopterin transporter 4 isoform X2 is translated as MLATLLSLLPWLILGLSDFLRNTRTELMILLTLQNLGSAMADVVIDAMIAEAVRFERASFAGDLQSVSWLSMAFGGICGSLLGGYALDNIRIDMIFLLFSVLPALQLFSCGLVEEGSVQGKALPEGSALNGSDMTSGIVDEENKFSGEKSKVSTLRRKKSQNNTKRVPTTESKFQAPDKKGSSLSPWYQSLKMATSTLFRAFRQPAILRPMAWFFLAHVTVPNLSTVMFYYQTEFLKLEASFLGTARVLGWLSLMIGTLTYNRYLKRMRLRHILMFTQVCLAILTILDMVLVSRANVSLGISDKVTVLFGSALSDGINQFKFMPFLILSGQLCPPGVEGTLFALFMSINNLGSTVGSFVGAGLASVLNISSGSFDNLFLGIGIQVLCTFIPVAFLFLIPKEATGISA